The sequence GTAGATCTTCTgtcgttatttttttttcttttggtaTCTTCGTGCTGTCGTGACTATGAAAATGTGCTTGGTAGCGGAAATTAATGCTATGGTTaacgatatattttgtacttaaCACGACAAGGAGCACGATAGTTGGTGATTTTCGGTAATTATGTAATCGGTAAAATTCatgttttaacgtgtaacgtgttTCGCGAGGgtaattttgttcttataGAAACGGGGGGGATTTTTCATATCGAGTGGGAGATTTATGTCGATTGATCGCAGCGTAATCGCATATTAATATTCTCTGTATccttgtattaatattatacacgtatatatacatatctgaCAGCACGTACACTTTTGTAGTTTAAAATGCAACTTATTTAACGATGTActtctttcctctcttcttaCGAACAATAAAATCAGTTGGTCAATTATTTCTCTAATTACTCGAAATTAACctgtttgaaatttactttcattttcaaaattagaACATTCGTAATTAtctctaaaagaaaaaaaattctttttaaaatggAATGCTATAATACACGAAAGTGTTATACTTctgttatatgaaataatcTAAGGATCCCAAATATCGCTTGCCATGCAATGTTTTTCAATGAACCATaccaagaaatatttaaaacaatgaaatattcCGAATCTAGAGGCTGAACTATACGTCATtcgaaaaaatgtttcgaacAGAATTTGCTTCGTTTCGAGGGTGACATCTCGCGATGGTCGCAAATCTTACGTAGGTGAACGTGCCTTCGAGATTTCAAGCTGATCTTCGCTCTTCTAAAGGGAATCATGCACTTTCTTATACACCGTTCGATGCAGTTTTTAATTCTCtacaaaaaagtattatacaattttagtCTCGCGAGACTCGTTGTATGAAAAACAAGGGAAGATAACATGGTGCTCTTACGTTCGCCTTCTCCGCCGCACCCAACGAAGTTAACATTgcaatatcttttaaactgTCCATTTTCCGATACAAGtagttatatacttttttgtaGAGAATTAGAACCTGCATCGAACAActgtgaaaaaaatatatagttccATTTAAAGGGTCAAAGGTCACCTCGAGATCTCGAAAACGCCTGTACCTAGGCAAATCTGCTGGTCATCGTGAGACGCCTCATTCGAAACAGAACAAATTTTATCTGACAgattttttccaatttataaataatttaattggtatttaatgaaattaatattttcgtgGGTCGATTCAAAGTTACTCGTCTAGTGTCAAGTTTTGAACGTAGAGAGGAAGAAGTAGACGAATAACTAAAATTAGACAATCGCTCTAGTATCTGGCCAACGTGTATTTAGTCAGTTTTGGCTTATTGTTTGGCAGATTAAAACATGTAGCTACATATGGCGGTGTACGCAATTTTGTAGATTGCAGAAGGAACTCGAGCGCGTGAATGACCTCTTGCTAATCGACAGAAGCTTGCTGTTTCGTGATCAAAGATACGAAACTCGGTAATTAGATGTCTATTAGTTCCACCGTATACCAGCAATGATCGTTCAATGTGCAATTTCTTCCTCGTAGTACCCATACGCTAAAATCACAGTCAGCCTCGATAATTTCATCACTTTTCACTGCGACACTGGACGTTTCGGTTACCTTAACACGACAAATGATCCAAAAAGAGAAACCTTTTCGAACCGACTCCTTCGTGTCCTGGCTCATTTCTTTTCTGTCCTTTAGAAAACACAGACGAACGAAGCATTCGGTGGAAAAACGAGCAACAGTCGTCAAACcgagaaacaaaataattcgATGTTAAAAAGACAATTGCTCCGCTGTTGCATATTGATCGGCGCGGACCAAATTAATTATCAGGCGAACGTACGCTAATCGGAACGGGTTATCCCATTTGGttgtttgttaataaattaacaCTGCAAAATTACGTTCGTTTTTACGCCGAATGCTCTTCTTTCAACTTCATATAATCGATTAAAGTGATTTCACGCTGCATATAATATATCAGAATTATTCTATCGCTCTTAACCAGTCAGCTGTaagacgagtatactcgtccaACTGCAATATTCTGCAATAAATAACATAGAATGAAGTTGTAACGAAGCGACAGTttgattttgcaattttagtCACCGACACGCCCCGTCATGACACGAAGTATCGCCATTTCctcatgacgagtatactcgtcagaaACAACTAACTGGTTAAGAACCTTCGTATTCCCATTATCCTTGCGTCGTACGCGATCAGCACAAGGAAGCCCTCGATCATGGTAGACGTTAAAACACACCTATAAGACCGATAATGATATATCTGTAAGGAAATGAGAtggaaataaacgtttatctaCCATCTGATCTCTTTTGTAGTCATTTTTGTTTGCTTCCGCGACATAATGAAAATCCAGTTCGATTTCTctcaacgataaaaaaaagaacaaaaaggaaagagagcgGGCAGATCTCTCTTCCCTCGAATCGAACGTCCAGATCGTTGCTGCAGAAGAGATTGTGTTAATCGTGTGTCTGTGTGCCTTTTATACGCCTGTCTGTACGTAGCGAATTTAAACAAAAGCGAAAAGCAAATTGCAACACCAAAAACCCTGCCCGCTggcctctctctttctgcctCTCTCTATCTACTTGTACGTACGTATCTCTTTTTATACTATGAACTACATTTTTACATCTATCGCTGTCTCTCTTCTTTTACTAACTCTACTTGTTTCTtactctctgtctctctttctctctgtctctctctttctatctatctatctctgGTCGCTGTACCGATTAACACGCCACACGTTCGATTGCGAGTGTTCTTGAAGCTTCACTGATCTTCTTAACGAATagaagcgaaagaaaaaaaccGTCCGAGTGTCTCGAATCACGAACGCCTGTTGCCCgttgcattttgcgcgcagattCGTGTGGTGTATCCTTTTCCATTGATACGTTTTAGTAAGttctcttatatatatattatacatactatCTATGTACGTACATATTGGCTTGGTAACTGAGTGGTTacagattttgtcaatactgCTGATTTTCTAAAGGAAACCGTGCATTTTATTATACACCATTCGATGCAGTTTTTAATTCTCtacaaaaaagtattatacAGTTTTGGTCTCATAAGACTCGTTGTATGAAAGACAAGGGCAGATAAAATGGTGCTCTTACGTTCGCCTTCTCCGCCGCACCCAACGAAGTTAACATCGCAATATCTTTCGAACTGTCCATTTTCGGATACAAGtagttatatacttttttgtaGAGAATTAGAAGCTGCATCGAACAaatgtgaaaaaaatatatagttccATTTAAAGGGACAAAGGTCACCTTGAGATCTCGAAAACGCCTGTacttgtcattaggtggtattgacgaaatccgcaatcacttagctaccaacccaatatatcGGTTTAACAGAAGAGCGACGCATCTGGAGAATCATCGATTTATGGATATTCGGGAAACTTTCGTTCCTCAGGGAACCTCGCCTGCTATTTTGcaggaatatttaataaatgctGTTAAAATGTCAAAATAGCACGGTTATAGTAACGCAGTTATCGATTgctttaatcattttttaattgcaataCACGTAAACGGTATGTCATACGGAGACCTGTGAAATCTACTAATTTTGAGCTTTTGAGGGTGTGATAATCATTTCAATTGCTCGTGTGAATCAAATTTGGAGAAGTGTAGCCCGGCTGAATGGGCGTTTGTCAAACCACCGATAGGAAATGAATATTTACGTTCAGAGATCCCTTTGCTAATCTGTCGGAGTATGAAATTCAATTAGGCCATGAATATGAACTCCGTGCGTAGCAATTAACCAGTTAATCGCGTTTCATGAATATACTTGTGAAAAACAGAACTTCAAATTATCAACTTTGTAGACGTCCTCTGCTTTTACAGTTTGAACATATTGCAGTTGCCACTTTGTCGCTGAAAATTCTGCAATGGTAACGAGAAGAAATTGCTTTATCGCTGAATGGTTGAGCAATTGATAATTTCGAATTTGGATCAGGTTCTCTGGAAATTCAGGATTCCCAGGAATAGTAGCCTAAATGTCTCTTGATCTTCATTTAGTGGTGTCGCACTTCTGGCAAACTGGCAACACGCGTACAATGAGCCATCGCGTCGATTAATTAAACGCGTAGTGTACGTTAATACGATTCGTTTGAACGCGTTAATAGAGCcgtctgtgtgtgtgtgtgtgtacttCTCTGCAGGTTAATCGATCACGCATCAATCAATTGCCACGTACGTTATTGATCGTAAAGTTGGGGCCATAATCGACGAGTGAGAAGAGCAACTTGATTCGCCTAAGTCTAAtctaatttgttaataaattgcaGAATGGAGGGAAATGTGGTGCAGTTTtcttaaagaaaaattcaccTCTCTATTCGCAAATTCTTTTCTACTATCAAATTAGTAATTTCAAATGAACGTTAAGCCGAACCTTCGAAATATCCCTCAGATATTCCCCTACGTCTTCTCCCTCTTCTCGGACAAGATGAAGAAATGAACGAAATAGGAATTTACAAATTGTGTCTTGAATTTACGGTCGGTAACGCGCGGGCAATTTCCTGCGATACGATTAGGCAAATGTACCGCGACGAGGagtaatgaaatttcgttGCAGAACGTGGCGTGGATAGGCAAAGTGACGATAGTTCCCGAAGAGCGGACAGCGATTCGCACCCGGAGAATTGGACGGATCATGAGGCGAACGATCCGCCGAATTACGTGACGGGCTCGCCGCCCAAGTCGGAGCAGCACAACAAGGCCGAGAACACCGACAAACGGAGCAGGCTTTTTACTCGCGACAGAGGCGTGCCGGCCACCAATAAGTCCAAAAAGCATAGCCTCAGTGTGGACCTGAAGCCTCCTGCCGACTTGAATAGCTCGGAGGTAGATGGAAAATTCGATCGCATACAGcatatcgtattgtatatagTGTACAGTGTATCGCTGCTAGAATTACACTATACACTATGTACACTATATACACTGTACACAAAGTACACTATGCACTATATACACTAAGTACTGTGTACACTATACACTATGCATATTATGCACTATATACACCACGTACACTAAGAACATTATGCACTATATACAGCATATCCACTATGCACTGTATACACCATATAGACCATGCACTATATACAGCATAGAGACCATGCACTATATACACCACGTACGCTATACACTATGCATATTATACACTATACACACCACGTACACTATACACTATGCATATTATACACTATATACACCATGTCCACTATGCACTATATACACCATATAGACCATGCACTATATACACCATATAGACCATGCACTATATACACCATAAAGACCATGCACTATATACACCACGTACACTATACACTATGCACTATATACACTAAGTACTGTGTACACTGTACACTATATACACCACGTACATTATGAATATTATGCACTATATACACCATGTCCACTATGCACTATATACACCATATAGACCATGCACTATATACACCACGTACACTATACACTATGCACTATATACACCGTATACTATGTACACTGTACACTATGCACTATATACACAATGTACACTATGCActatatattatgtacactGTACACCATGTACACTATACACTAAGCATTATATACACTATATGGTATATACACCGTATACTATGCACACTATGCACTACATACACCATGTACACTATGCATTGTGTACGGTAGTGTATCACTGCTAGTATATACACTATACTACTAGTATATAGTGATACATTTATCTTGATATCGTGTATAGTGTACGGAGTATCAAATACGATAGCGACGTCACCGTATCGTCGCTCGTCTCACAGCTATTTGACGAAAAAGATTCTCCCACTGCATAGAAATACAAATCGATACGACATAAAACAGATGAGAACCTCGATTCTCCTCGGTTCCCTTATTTACGTACGTATCTTCGTAATCAGCGACGCGTATAAATTCTCgatatattcaatttatcgTCCATCATAGAATTTAATTGCGCTCGAACGTGAGAGCAGTCGCGATCGTAATCTTGAAACATTTCGCTCGTACGTCAAGCTGGCAACGCGTATTTAAAACGGGCCACGTATTGTTTCAGCCGAGGAAAGCGTTGGTCGAGCAATTAAGCCGGGTCTTACCGGATGACAGTTTGCCGGACGCTGTGTCGTTGGTGTCGCTGGCTGATCCTGGCGCGGCTGTGCTGGCCACGAGACTTCAAGAGAGGAACCACAGGGTCCTGACGACCGCCTCTCCGGCGGATATTCGTGCCACGTTCACGTGTTTGGTCACGCGAATACAGAAATTGTaactaataatttacttaacgACATAACGATCTTCCCTTTACTTAACCAGTTAGCtatttttcacaaatataCACATCACGAAGAAATTGCGATATCCCGCgtcatgacgagtatactcgtcatgaagaaatggcaatattttgtattataacgaatataaaaCTGCAGTAACCAAGTCACAAAATAAAACAGTCATTTAATTGcaacttaattctatgttataaCAGCCACGCGTACTCTgcgtttgacgagtatactcgtcgtcgctTACTTCTTGCGGCACATTTTATGTGCACACTTTTCAGAGTTATCAAAGAGTCCGCAACAGCCACGAGTGTACTCGTCACAACGCAAGATATTGTcatttcttcgtgacgagtatactcgtcaggAACAGCTAACTGATTAATCAACGGTTTATCCTCGCTAGTATTTCGCTACCCATCTATTGGAAGATACAAttctaatacaatataaatataaatatcatagaacaacgaaaaaattaacgacaatgatattatttattaataacgaaaCCATCTTGTCATTTCTAGTTGTAACAGCTCCGCTAAGCCGCCGGCACCGATCAAAGTAGTCATTGCCGGTGGTGACGGTTTCGTGAACGCAGTGCTCCGCCACTACGTGGATCAGCTGAGTTTTCGACCGCAGAATTATCTCAAGTTCTTCGTAGTGCCTCTGGGCTCCAATACGTTGTCCAAATATCTCGGCTCCATAGACGCCAAGTACTCGATGTTGTTCGGTGACGAGTGGAAAGAATTGTTGGAAAGGGAGGGCGGTGGCGCGAGCGAGGGTGCGGCCAGAGTTTCCGAGTATTTGGCTTCGGCTGGTACAACCTTGCTACTGCCAATTGCGGAAGCCATGGTTACCTACAGGTACGATATTCAGGCGGTTCAATTGATTTTTACGTATATACATTATGGATTTTCTTTACGCGATACTAGGCTACCCGACAGTGGCTTTACCCACAcagtattttcaatttatgagACGTTTTTAGGGGTTGAATCTCGAAAAAAGCTCAAACACATGTTCGTTCATTTTTAATGAAGAGTTTCTATCCCGAACTTCGAGTGTCTAACTTCTGAGGATGTAGAGTTTGTCCTTTGAGAAAACAATTTAGTCCTTTTTCACCCCCCCCCCCATTAGGATTAAATTTGCACAAAATAAGTGCGGATAAGTATAGCATCGCTAGGAAATTTGTTAATCTCCGTTTCTTCCAAGAAATCTTCTTCGAAGAATCAAAAGATCTCCTTTCAGAAACAAATTCCTGACTCTACTTCATCTTCATAAAAGCGCCTAAATTCCACTCGAATTCGAAAGTTGCTTTTATCTTTCACGATAGAAGGTTTTTCAAACCCACTGCTACTGATACGAATCGCCATAAAATCTTGTTATAAAAATCATTATGAAAACAAATTACAGAagatattaaagtataaaagtaCAAATCGCTGTTCGTACGCTGAAGCAGAGATCATAACAAGAACCAAACATCGTAATTTGATTTCGCAGAGAAACAGACGACAGCAGCCAAATCTTCATCCCATTCATAAACGACGTCCGCGTGGGCTGTCCGGATAGCAGTTCCTCTGCGTCGGTTGACCTCGAAGAGAGCAACGTGACCATGTCTGGTTCACCACCTTCTCTGCCACCCCTTGTATTACCTGTTACATTTCCTGGTAGGTTAACGCCACCAAGCAGCCCGAACGTCGGTCAACCAACGAGGGAAGGCTGGGAACCGGTCGAGTTACAACTCGATTATTGGAGCAAGCAAACACAGGGTGAAAAAGGCAAGAACACATTGAGACAGGCGTTTAGGGCGTTACACGTTCAGAGACTTCCGCCTCTGGGTGAAACTCCTGGCCATTATTTGTCCATGAACTACACCACAAAGGAGAAGAAGCAAAAAAGTACGTGTCAATTTGCATCGTTTGTAACTTTTCTACTAACCAACTTTCATTCGGATCACGAATTTTGGCAACTTTGCAGTTGCTAAAGGTATGCGAGTACCACTGGCAGGATTAACCAGTTGGCTATTcctgacgagtatactcgtcacaaGGAAACGGCGATATTCCGCGTTATGACGAATATACTCGTCGTGCGTAACAAGTACAATTTGTTGTTTAAATTTCAGTTTAGTAATTGCAGTGAATTACAGTAATGAAATTAATCCATAAAATAGtcatttcgttaattaacttAATTCTAGATTATAACAGCCTCGCGTACTCTgcgtttgacgagtatactcgtcatgcgTAATAAGTAGGTACAATTTGttgtttaaatttcaatttaataattgcaaTGGATTGcagtaatgaaattaaactGTAAAACAatcattttgttaattatcttaattctatatcataATAATCACGTGTACTCTgcgtttgacgagtatactcgtcacacGTAACAAGTACAatgtgttttttaaatttcaatttagtaATTGCAATAAATTGCAGTAATGAAATTAATCCGTAAAACAGCAACTTCGCTAATTAActtaattctaatttataaCAGCCTCGCGTACTCTgcgtttgacgagtatactcgtcacacGTAACAAGTAcaatttaatgtttaaatttcaatgtagTAATTGCAATGAATTACAGTAATGAAATTAATCCATAAAATAGtcatttcgttaattaacttaattctaatttataaCAGCCTCGCGTACTCTgcgtttgacgagtatactcgtcacacGTAACAAGTAcaatttaatgtttaaatttcaatgtagTAATTGCAATGAATTACAGTAATGAAATTAATCCATAAAATAGtcatttcgttaattaacttaattctatatcataATAACCACGTGTACTCTgcgtttgacgagtatactcgtcacacGTAACAAGTACAATTTGttgtttaaatttcaatttagtaATTGcagtaatgaaattaaaccGTAAAAAAACAGTCATTTCGTTAATTATcttaattctaatttataataacCTCGCGTACTCTGCgcttgacgagtatactcgtcatcgctCACTTTTTGCCACACATTTCAGGTGCACACTTTTCAAAGAAATCACAACCTATTAACTAACTGATGAATGATAActtttagtaaaatataatgtgtgtgtgtgtcaaATTGTTTTTGAAAAAGGCTAAATTGAACGCTGTAGGATGTTAGAAgattattgtttttaataacTGAAACTGCAGATGAAAAGAAGACAATTTCTCAACAAGACGATGCTGAATAGATTTATGATGATGGCCAGCATCGAGTCTTAATGTGAACGCGTCCTAGAACCCTAAAAGAAGCACAAAAGCCACGTAGGAAGACATTCAAAACAAAACTATAAATAAGTTAATGACTAGTATACTTAAGGGATTAATAACAGTAATCAAAAACAGAGGAAAATCCAGGAAATATGGAACGAAAACGTAACAAAATTAACACTGAATTTGTATCTTCAGTCAAAACCAAAAGtacaattttaagaaaaaatcTAATGTCTTCGTGAcgtcgaaagaagaaaatttatcgtttctcTAGTCTTCAATTCTGTTTTACATTGTAATACGAAATTGTACAAACAATTCGgtcaattttgttttttttttttttttaatattacgaacAATCTAAAAATACAGTTGAGCTTGTAATTATTCACGTATACTATACGTACGTGGATCATATGTGTGAGTATATGTTCGGAACTGGTAGCATAAAAtgagattaaattaaattaaaaggaGAAAATCCCACGAGAGCAATTAGgagttaaatataattcacaTTTAACTACGTTGTATTTTTCTGAAATGGTATTAgctttcagaaataaattttatacttctgTTTGTTCTATTGCAGTAATGAGACTGggtaagaagaaagagaaagagaaggaaaacgaGCCAAAGAGTCAAACGGTAGAAGGCGTGACACGACTTATATGCTCTGCGAAGACTCACAACATTCCATTAAGAGGTAATAACACATTCCACTTTTCTGATAACATTACATCTATAGAAAACGTACAAAAATCACAGTATTTTTTAggataagaaaaattgaaattttctttagaaattttcttctcAAGCAACATAAAAATTACCGCCATATGATACTGCTATTGGactcatattttaattaaaattatagtgTTAGTTAGATCAGaattatagaaaatgaaaatgtacgTTTAACCCTCGGTTGTCACACTGGGGTTTGCCCAAACCCAAGTTGTTGAACTTTCCAATTTCCAATTGGAACTTTCAAGAAGCTGCTGTTATAAAAACAACAGAGATATTCAGTGGAAAAAATTGGGAACGTAGTTTCAACATGTTGCAATATGTTCTGATAACAAAAAAAGGTTAACAAACCAAGTGagattatttaagaaaacaaaGAATCTTTGTAACTGTAAGTTTCAATagagaaacatttttaagTGAAAAATGCTGTAACTCTTCTTAAGTTTTCACATCTATCATTTCAAGTCTTTGTATTCATACGACCATGTTTATTCATTTCTTTGACTCAAGGAATTCACTGCACCATGTGAAATACATCAGGTtgtctgaaaagtttcttaGATAGATGcacattatttcttttatattatttttattgaattatgtatggtCCATTTAGCGCCAATagaacaacaaaaatatcttcaataaaataacataaaccAAACAATTTGCATCTATCATTTCAAGTCTTTGTATTCATACGACcatgtttattaatttctttgacTCAAGGAATTCACTGCACCATGTGAAATACATCAGGTtgtctgaaaagtttcttaGATAGATGcacattatttcttttatgttatttttattgaattatctattttattttattaaaatatcttcaataaaataacataaaccAAACAATTTGCATCTATCATTTCAAGTCTTTGTATTCATACGACcatgtttattaatttctttgacTCAAGGAATTCACTGCACCATGTGAAATACATCAGATtgtctgaaaagtttcttaGATAGATGcacattatttcttttatgttatttttattgaattatctattttattttattaaaatatcttcaataaaataacataaaccAAACAATTTGCATCTATCATTTCAAGTCTTTGTATTCATACGACcatgtttattaatttctttgacTCAAGGAATTCACTGCACCATGTGAAATACATCAGGTtgtctgaaaagtttcttaGATAGATGcacattatttcttttatattatttttattgaattatctattttattttattaaaatatcttcaataaaataacataaaccAAACAATTTGCATCTATCATTTCAAGTCTCTGTATTCATACGACcatgtttattaatttctttgacTCAAGGAATTCACTGCACCATGTGAAATACATCAGGTtgtctgaaaagtttcttaGATAGATgcatattatttcttttatgttatttttattgaattatctattttattttattaaaatatcttgaataaaataacataaaccAAACAATTTGCATCTATCGTTTGCTTATGAAACGCAAGGAATTTCTGGCACAGTTTAATAGAAAGAGAATAACGTAGGCAAAATGTGGGAAAATTGTGCAGAGGAACGTTAGCACGTGGAACGTTGAAATTACACGAATAACTTGTTCTTCTTCAGTGAGCATCGACGGTACCGAGTGGTACGGCGTGAAATTCTTCCAACTGTCGGCGCAGTGGCAGACGCACATCAAGACGTTCCCGATAGCGATGTTGGAGTACAGCCCCCAGCAACAAGCAGCGAACCCCACGTAAACGCTTGCCTCGTTCCCGTCAGCGGCCAGACGTTTCGCCAGATTTCGTTTGTGTTCATGGATATTGCCAATTAGAAACAACCGCTTAGCTTATCGCGCAAAACCCGAAAGCCATGAAACCCTCGGAACGTcggaaaatagagaaaagaaagggaagaaataGCGAGATAGAGTGGAAGATGTAATGCGCGATAGAGCGCCAGAGTTCGTACAGTGGACAGTCTGCTGCTTGAAACCGTAAGTCGTTGCAGGTTATGCAGGTTTCTACAGTGTTTGAGCGCTGCCTGTTCGTTTAATTGGCCCGCGGTGTTGCATTACGCTCGGGTCGTTCGTTCGATTACGTTTCGAGAAGCGGAAAGCAAACTTGGAAACTGTGCGATCTGTTAACGTTTTTGCTGCCAACTGTCCCAAGGGCAAAGAGAAGCCAGAAAcacagagaagaaaagagacggGTCTCTTTATCGCGCGTGCGACCAGTTCGCTAAGAGTAGGCGCGTAACTGAGACGTATCGAAGATCGGTAGACGCATAACGCCAACACACATATCGTATTACGATTAATATAAGATaacgacgatgacgatggATCTCGTTGGTTACGCGAATGCCATACAGCGAGAGAACATGCGGTTACATCGTTACGAGCACGATGTCCGCAGCAGAAGCGAATTGCACGAATAGGATATTCGATTTTCCTGTCGGTAACGGCACATGCGATGGATTACGAAGTATCGTTCGGGAACCGAGTTCAGCAATCCACCCCCACCCCTTCTCCTGCATCCCCACTCCCTAGCCGTCGACGCGTGTacatatagaaatttttttaagGACGAGCATAGGAAAATCGATCGGTTTCGCCTGCGAATCGAACTGATACGCGTATTTGCTAAGATAGTTCTTCGTCTAAATCGCAAGGTAGCGAAGCAAAGGTTAGcgttaaattatgtatttatttaattaacgtgtattctatatacatatatataggtaaatatatatgtgtgtatatacacatacatgtgtgtggatatatacatatatatatatatacgatcgCATATAGCAATGGAGCATACAGCGACGTTATCGAAAGAAGTCTGTGATACAGGCAAAACATTTCTCTTAGCGCACAAACCTGTTGTTTAGGAGAAGACGATGTAGTTTCGCGAATTTTCGGGAAGTTTTCCccggggagagagagagaagatagACGAAAGGGAAGggaaaggaagagaagaataaTAAGACGATGAATACGATTAGGACGATTACGAATTAGCTCATTAGTtattatatacgttatactccTTTTCTCGT comes from Bombus fervidus isolate BK054 chromosome 18, iyBomFerv1, whole genome shotgun sequence and encodes:
- the Krt95d gene encoding phosphofurin acidic cluster sorting protein KrT95D isoform X5, translated to MAERTKTTAPATRPVPMKLFASWEVDCTAPNCIPRLCSLTLTRLVILRPLGSDLTSISIAVKMQSSKRTLRSNEMAIPTGGMLDTELELQFALQYPHFLKRDGNKLLIQLQRRKRYKNRTMLGYKTLAEGVINMAQVLQKQMDLELELVSDKAEKYGGHSVVLARVSVVALSSQPVDQDKRLMNDPNERLCPEYSDEEEEFSSEGEAEGSDSEPTLEMGHRRKSRAKIPPNARQRNLKQKFIALLKRRFRVSEDLDQDQEEIGQKLSGAEMEIEELFDELENFSDSGPELDTMSVSSTPKPSLRPFFSSSRSLLAPPHSVVTNEETGNTAATAIGQQSAGQPAKEKQRIGHTTPERGVDRQSDDSSRRADSDSHPENWTDHEANDPPNYVTGSPPKSEQHNKAENTDKRSRLFTRDRGVPATNKSKKHSLSVDLKPPADLNSSEPRKALVEQLSRVLPDDSLPDAVSLVSLADPGAAVLATRLQERNHRVLTTASPADIRATFTCLVTRIQKFCNSSAKPPAPIKVVIAGGDGFVNAVLRHYVDQLSFRPQNYLKFFVVPLGSNTLSKYLGSIDAKYSMLFGDEWKELLEREGGGASEGAARVSEYLASAGTTLLLPIAEAMVTYRETDDSSQIFIPFINDVRVGCPDSSSSASVDLEESNVTMSGSPPSLPPLVLPVTFPGRLTPPSSPNVGQPTREGWEPVELQLDYWSKQTQGEKGKNTLRQAFRALHVQRLPPLGETPGHYLSMNYTTKEKKQKIMRLGKKKEKEKENEPKSQTVEGVTRLICSAKTHNIPLRVSIDGTEWYGVKFFQLSAQWQTHIKTFPIAMLEYSPQQQAANPT
- the Krt95d gene encoding phosphofurin acidic cluster sorting protein KrT95D isoform X4, translating into MAERTKTTAPATRPVPMKLFASWEVDCTAPNCIPRLCSLTLTRLVILRPLGSDLTSISIAVKMQSSKRTLRSNEMAIPTGGMLDTELELQFALQYPHFLKRDGNKLLIQLQRRKRYKNRTMLGYKTLAEGVINMAQVLQKQMDLELELVSDKAEKYGGHSVVLARVSVVALSSQPVDQDKRLMNDPNERLCPEYSDEEEEFSSEGEAEGSDSEPTLEMGHRRKSRAKIPPNARQRNLKQKFIALLKRRFRVSEDLDQDQEEIGQKLSDSLTGFVKGAEMEIEELFDELENFSDSGPELDTMSVSSTPKPSLRPFFSSSRSLLAPPHSVVTNEETGNTAATAIGQQSAGQPAKEKQRIGHTTPERGVDRQSDDSSRRADSDSHPENWTDHEANDPPNYVTGSPPKSEQHNKAENTDKRSRLFTRDRGVPATNKSKKHSLSVDLKPPADLNSSEPRKALVEQLSRVLPDDSLPDAVSLVSLADPGAAVLATRLQERNHRVLTTASPADIRATFTCLVTRIQKFCNSSAKPPAPIKVVIAGGDGFVNAVLRHYVDQLSFRPQNYLKFFVVPLGSNTLSKYLGSIDAKYSMLFGDEWKELLEREGGGASEGAARVSEYLASAGTTLLLPIAEAMVTYRETDDSSQIFIPFINDVRVGCPDSSSSASVDLEESNVTMSGSPPSLPPLVLPVTFPGRLTPPSSPNVGQPTREGWEPVELQLDYWSKQTQGEKGKNTLRQAFRALHVQRLPPLGETPGHYLSMNYTTKEKKQKIMRLGKKKEKEKENEPKSQTVEGVTRLICSAKTHNIPLRVSIDGTEWYGVKFFQLSAQWQTHIKTFPIAMLEYSPQQQAANPT